Proteins encoded together in one Carya illinoinensis cultivar Pawnee chromosome 3, C.illinoinensisPawnee_v1, whole genome shotgun sequence window:
- the LOC122305294 gene encoding cytochrome P450 94A2-like, protein MVLLQLLASISLLVLLLLSFIFLTKTLNPKRQSPSSSSTTSLPRSYPLIGSIFDILANRNRTLQWITDFLQNSPSATYVLHRSFFNTHQVFTANPTVVQHILKNNFNNYGKGDESRRSLQDLLGNGIFNVDGESWKFQRQVAIQEFNNKSLRKFIETVVDSELSDRLIPILSSAAKTGTVLDFQNILQRFAFDNICRIAFGFDPAYLLPSLPKTKFADVFEEGLILSGMRASALIPMVWKIKKLLNVGSEKRLKIVVSEMREFATKIIREKKHKLSENASLDSVDLLSRLLSAGHSDEKFVMDMVISFILAGRDTTSSALTWCFWLLSKNQHVESEVLKEIKEKSEAPVYDGVKDMEYTQASLCECMRLYPPVLADGKEVVGKDVLPDGTMVKKGMMVTYHIYAMGRSEVLWGSDWAVFKPERWLERDEMDKQWRFVGRDPYTYPVFQAGPRICLGKDMAFLQMKKVLAGVLRRFKVVPALEEGVEPEFLSYFTSTIKGGLPVRIVERDQMEY, encoded by the coding sequence ATGGTGTTGCTCCAACTTCTAGCCTCAATTTCACTCCTCGTACTTCTTCTGCTTTCCTTCATCTTCCTCACCAAAACATTAAATCCTAAAAGACAATCTCCCTCATCCTCTTCGACCACCAGTCTCCCAAGATCCTACCCTTTAATTGGTTCGATCTTTGACATACTAGCTAACCGCAACCGTACTCTACAATGGATCACTGACTTCCTCCAAAACTCACCGTCGGCAACCTACGTCCTCCACCGCTCCTTCTTTAACACCCACCAGGTCTTCACGGCCAACCCCACCGTTGTCCAACACATCCTCAAGAACAACTTCAACAACTACGGCAAGGGCGACGAGTCACGTCGCTCCCTCCAAGACTTGCTCGGCAACGGAATCTTCAACGTCGACGGCGAGTCCTGGAAGTTCCAGAGACAAGTTGCCATCCAAGAGTTCAACAACAAGTCTCTGCGCAAGTTCATCGAGACTGTTGTGGATTCCGAGCTCTCTGATCGCCTCATTCCCATCCTCTCTTCGGCGGCCAAAACCGGAACTGTCCTAGATTTCCAAAATATTCTTCAGAGGTTCGCCTTCGATAATATATGCAGAATAGCTTTTGGATTCGACCCTGCCTACTTGTTGCCCTCTCTTCCAAAAACCAAGTTCGCTGACGTTTTTGAAGAAGGCCTCATACTCAGCGGCATGAGGGCTAGTGCGTTGATCCCCATGGTCTGGAAAATCAAGAAGCTTTTGAATGTTGGCTCCGAGAAGCGTTTGAAAATCGTAGTCTCAGAAATGCGAGAATTCGCCACAAAAATTATAAGAGAAAAGAAACACAAGCTCAGCGAGAATGCCTCGCTCGATTCTGTTGATCTCTTGTCAAGATTATTGAGCGCAGGCCATTCAGACGAGAAGTTTGTGATGGACATGGTGATAAGCTTCATACTTGCTGGACGGGACACTACCTCGTCTGCTTTGACGTGGTGTTTCTGGCTACTTTCCAAGAACCAGCATGTTGAATCCGAGGTTCTaaaggaaatcaaagaaaaatcaGAAGCGCCTGTCTATGATGGAGTGAAAGACATGGAGTACACTCAAGCTTCTTTGTGTGAATGCATGCGGTTGTACCCGCCTGTCCTGGCCGACGGGAAGGAGGTCGTCGGCAAAGACGTGTTGCCGGACGGCACGATGGTGAAGAAGGGAATGATGGTGACGTACCATATTTACGCCATGGGGAGGTCGGAGGTGCTGTGGGGCTCTGACTGGGCGGTGTTTAAGCCGGAGCGGTGGCTTGAGAGGGACGAAATGGATAAGCAGTGGAGGTTTGTGGGAAGGGACCCGTACACGTACCCAGTGTTCCAGGCGGGACCGAGGATTTGTCTGGGGAAGGATATGGCGTTCTTGCAGATGAAGAAGGTGCTGGCAGGGGTTCTAAGGCGGTTTAAGGTGGTGCCGGCGCTGGAAGAAGGTGTGGAGCCGGAATTTCTTTCTTACTTCACTTCCACAATAAAAGGTGGGCTACCGGTGAGGATCGTGGAGAGGGATCAGATGGAGTACTGA